Below is a genomic region from Flavobacterium ginsengisoli.
CCTCAGCGATTTTAATTTGCGGTACTGCCTGCGGACTTCGATTTTATCAGGAACATAATGTTATCGAAAGAAATCATGCGCAATTGCGACAAGTTCATCTTGAAGCGCAAATAAAAATTTTGCAGGATCAGATAAATCCGCATTTAATGTTTAATGTTCTAAATCATATTCATATTCTAATGCAGAGCAATGTACAATTGGCGTCTGTTTTATTGGTTCAGTTTTCGGATATTTTGCGTTATCAATTGTATGAATGCAACAAAGAATATGTGCCTTTGCATCTTGAAATTAAATATTTGAAGGATTTAATTGCTGTTGAAAAAACCCGCTGGGGAAATGAATTGGAGGTGAAAAGCAAATGGAATATCGAAGACGGACAACTTCAAATCGTGCCATTGCTTCTAGTTCCTTTGATCGAAAATGCTTTTAAACATGTTTCGCGACTTCCAAATCAAAAAGGATTTGTGCATTTGTCTTGTGAACAGATTAATAAACAATTGAATTTTAGAATTGAAAATTCGTATACAGAGCAATATAAAATTCCGTCTAAAAGTCAGGGATTAGGACTTGAAAATGTAAAGAAAAGGCTGACGATTCAATATCCGGAAAAACATCAATTCAATATCAATAAAACAGATTCTGACTTTACAGTTACTGTGACTTTAGATTTGAAATGATTTTTTTTGCCACGAATTGCATGAATTAACGCGAATTTTTTATCTGCTACTTTGTGAACTTTGCGGTTAAATTTTTTGCCACAGATTAAAAGGATTAAAGGGATTTTTTGCGGCGAATTAGCACGAATTTTTAATCTGCTATATTTTGACATAACGCTTTGTGATCTTCGCATCCTTTATAAAAATTAAAACTTTGCGAACTTTGCGTAAATTTTTGTGCACTTTGCGGTTAAATTTTTTGCCACAGATTATCAGATTAAAAGGATTTCAAAAAAAATCTGCTAAATCTGCGGGAAACAAAAAACATTAAACCTGAAACAAAAACAATATTATGAACATGAAATGTCTCGTTATAGATGATGAACCTATCGCAAGAAACGGAATCGTAGACTTTATTTCTAAAATTGATTTTCTAGAAGTTGCCGGCACTTGCGCTTCGGCATTAGAAGCAACTTCTTATCTTCAGGAAAAGCAAATCGATTTGATGTTTCTGGATATCAATATGCCATATCTTACGGGATTGGAGTTTTTGGAATCGTTAGAAAAACCGCCTTTGGTAATTTTCACAACAGCCTACTCAGAACATGCTTTAGATGGGTATCGTTTGCAGGTTGTAGATTATTTATTAAAACCTATTACGTTTCAACGTTTTTATCAAGCTTCTTTAAAAGCTAAGCAATGGCATCAGATGATTAGCTCTCCAAAGCAAAATCAATTAGATCCGTTTTTATATGTGCGTCAGGAAGAAGGATTTCAGAAAATTTCTTGGGTAGACATTTTATATATAGAAGGAATGCAGAATTATGCTAAACTTCATTTTAAAGATAAGGTTCTTGTTATTCATCAGACCATGATTTCATTAGAAGAAACACTTCCCGCAGAAATTTTCTTTAGAATCCATAAATCTTTTCTTGTCAATATTACCCACATAGATTCTGTTTCCGGCGGACGATTATTTATAAAAGGACAAGAACTACCCATTTCAAGAACGCGCCGAGAAGCATTGCTGAAAGAGGTAGTTTATAAAAATTTATTGAGTAGGTAGGTCTAGAATTTCCATTTTAGAGCTAATGCTCCGTAAAAAGTTGTTGTGAATCTTGGATCGGCTATATCTTTCTCTTTAAAAATATCCTTAATCTTTCTATTCGTAGTAGAGAAATTACGAACTAGAGTGGTTCCTGCGGTTGGTTCCAGAGTCCAATGTTCGCCAAACTTAAGCTGTGGTCGTAAACCGGCAATAATTTGCTGATAACCCAATAACGAAGATTTATTTCCAATCTTGGTTTCGGCCGTCATACCGCTTAATTCTCCGACGAGTTTTAAATCAAAATTGTCATTCATGCGGTAACCTAATTCTACGCCTTCAGGAAAAGCAACTTTAAAATGTAGAGCACCTCTAGATTCCCAGTTAAAATAAATTCCAGGAAGTACCATTGGCACACCAAAACTATTAGTTAAAACTGGTCCTACACCCAAAGCCAGATTCGGGTTAAATTGTTTAATAAAAAGTACTCCACCTTGCATTAGGACATCATCTTTGTTAATCTCTACCATGTCTGTGTAAATACCTACCGAAGCCATGATAAATAACGACCAAGAAGAAGAAATAGATCGAATGTGCTTAATACCAATTTGAGTGTTTAGTAATTCATTCGGAAATCCGCCTTGAAACTCTGCTGGAAGATCTTGAATATTGTAGTTTCTGTTTTCCATTTTGGCATAACTTCCATTTGCAATAAGAGACCAAAGTCTAGGATGATTGTATTTGTCCATTTTTAAAGAAAGCGGTATTTCAAAAGCAATCTGGGCTCTTTTAAAATTACTTTCGGCATCTGTTTTTGTACTATCTATTGGTCGTACATATTTAGAAAAAGGAACGTAATCGACTTTAAATTCACCTGAAATTCCCGATTGAGATCGTGCAGCGAGAGTAGCCAATAAAAAAAGAAAAAGCTGCGAGAGATAAAAAACTGTTTTGTTCATAATTTGATTAATTTTTCTGCGAATTACCGCGATCTAAATCAATCCTAAAAAATCATTTGACTAATGGCATTTTTGTTTTGACCAATGGTAAAAAATAAAAAAACCGACAGACTCTTCAGACTGTCGGTTTTTTACCAAAAACAAAATAATAAATTAAACCTATTTTTTATAGTTTAAAACCATAAGCAACACGCAATGCTACCTGATTGGTTCTAAAATCATGATAATCTTCGTAACGAACACTTAAGTCAATGTACTTGTTGGCATAACCAATACCGAGCCCATAAAAAAGTTGTTTTATCGTAACCATTTGTTACTGCAAAACCAGCACCAAGTTCTCCTAAAACATAAAATTGATCTTTTAAAACAAACGCTTTAAAACCTGCTTTTGCGGGAATAAAACCAAGATCTTTTACGTTATTTCCAAGTTCATCTTTTCCCATAAATAAATTTGTAAATCCCGTTGTTAAGGTTAATGATGTTTTTTTAGAAAGATCGTACTGTAGACGTACATCTCCACCAAGAGACCAGTCATAATCGTTATCAGTAGGAAGTCCTCCATTTAATCCGACTCCTAATCTAAAACCCTGATCGTAATTTTCTACTCCGCTATCTTGAGCAAAAGTTGTGTTGGCAAATAAAAACGTGAACGCAGACTAGGCATAACATCTGTAATTTTTTCATGGCTTATATTTTTGAAATTTCTATAATGTAAAATTATATGCAAGGCATTTGGAGTTTGTTATACAATTTTTAAAAATCGTTACATAATATTGAGTCCGTCTTATTTTTGTCTTAAAATTGGGATATATTTTTATTGATAGGATAGAATTCGAAGCTTCTGACTATCTTTGCCGACTAAAATTGATTACAAGTGAATTTAAAGCAGTACACCAAAGAGTTTTCGTATAATTTAAGACTAGCATATCCCGTAATTTTGGGTATGGTCGGACATACTTTAATTGGTATTGTCGATAATATAATGGTTGGCAAAATAGGAAGCACAGAATTGGCCGCAGTTTCGCTTGGTAATAGTATGATCTTTATTGCAATGTCTCTAGGAATTGGATTTTCTACAGCAATAACTCCAATTGTTGCAGAAGGCGATGCAGAAAAAAACGATACAAAAATTAGATCTGCTTTTCATCATGGTTTATTTCTATGTACAATTCTCGGTTTAGTGCTTTTTACCGTAATTATGTTTGCTAAACCAATTATGGAGTTGTTGAAACAGCCAGCAGATGTTATTGTTCTTGCAAAACCATATTTGGGTTGGGTTGCTTTTTCTTTAATTCCGTTGGTAATGTATCAAGGATATAAGCAATTTGCAGACGGAATGTCATTAACCAAATATTCGATGTATGCTATGGTTATGGCTAATGTGCTTCATGTTGGAATTAATTATGTTTTGATTTATGGAATCTGGATTTTTCCAAAAATGGGAATTATCGGTGCAGCACTTGGTACCGTGATTTCGAGAATATTTTTGGTGATGTTTATGCACATTATGCTTTCGCGAAGAGACGATCTAAAACGCTTTTTTAAAGGTTTCAGTTTTAATGAAATAAAAAAAGCAACAATAGAAAAGATTATCAGCATCGGATTTCCTTCTGCAATGCAAATGCTTTTTGAAGTAGTTTTGTTTACAGCGTCAATTTGGCTTTGCGGAAATATCGGAAAAACAAGTCAGGCAGCAAATCAGATTGCGCTGAGCCTCGCTTCTATGACTTTTATGTTTGCCATGGGATTAAGCGTAACTTCGATGGTTCGTGTCAGCAATCAAAGAGGTTTAATGGATTATAAAAAGCTAATTGTTGTAGCACGTTCTATTTTCCTGCTTGCTATAATCTTAGAAACAATTTTTGCTATTTTCTTTATTATTTTCCACGATTATCTGCCTTATATTTTCTTAAATATGGAAAATACAGGACAGGTTTTAGATAACGAAGAAGTGATCGGAATTGCCTCAAAATTGCTTTTAATTGCAAGCAATTTTCCAGATTTCTGACGGAATCCAAGTTGTGGTTCTCGGAGCATTACGTGGATTGCAGGATGTAAAAGTACCAATGTATATTACTTTTGTAGCTTATTGGGTTATTGGTTTCCCTATTTCGTACTATTTAGGAGAATACACCGAATTGAAAGCTCAAGGGGTTTGGATCGGACTTTTGGCAGGTTTAACCGCAGCGGCGATTTGTTTGTATATTCGTTTTCATTACCTAACAAAGAGATTGATTATCGATTCAGATCTAAATAACTAAATTTGAATAAAAAATAAGTCGAAGATTGTAAAGTTTAAAGTCAAGAGAAATTCTTTTTAATCTGTATAATCTAGAACTAAAAAAATAACCATTAAAAAAAATAAATAGATATGGAATTACCTAAATTTTTACTTGGAGATAATACCGATTTTCCAGACGATATTTTTATCATTCACCTAGATTACCCAAGATTCATTATCAATTTGAAAGATGATGAGGTTGAGTTTTTGGAAGAACCGGAAGATCTTGACGAAGCTGAATTAAACGCCGAAATGGAGAGTTTAATCGAAAAAGCCAATGAGTTTTATGACAGAGAAATTAATCGTTACGAAGAGTAATCTATTTTCTAATCTTACGTTCTTATACTATTTTTAATGAAAAATTTACGTTTTTTAAAACCTATTTTCAGTTTTATATTGATCGGATTATTGATTACCACTTTAAGCCGAATCTTTTTGTTTTTTCTTTTTAAAGAAAGAGTAGTGCAGACGCCAGATTTCTGGTATATTTTTCCAATCGGATTACGAATGGATTTAATATTACTGTGTTATTTGTCATTTTTGCCAGCAGTTCTAATTACTTTTCTGCCAAATAAATGGATTAAATTCACCAACAAATTTCTGGTAATTTATAGTTTTCTATTTCTGTTTTTAATTCTTTTTGTAGAATTAGCTTCTCCAGATTTTGTAAAGCAATATGATACACGTCCGAATAAGATTTTCTTAGATTATCTTATTTATCCAAAAGAAGTGGTTGGAATGCTTTTAAAAAGTTATCTGACTTCAATCATTGTGACTTTTTTAATTCTTGGAGTTGTAGTTTATTTTGCTTTTAAAAAAGGGAAACAATTATTTTATACCACAAGTACAGAATATAAATTCAAATTAATGGTGTTTCCATTAATTGCTTTTTTATTGTTTTTCGGAGCACGTTCAAGCCTTACTTCAAAACGTCCTATTAATGCTAGTAATGCTGTTTTCTCAACAGATCAGCTTACAAATACTTTGGGATTAAATTCATTTTACACCGTTGCTTTTGCCGCGTATTCAATCAAAAATGAGGGAAATACCAAAATGTATGGTAAAATGGATGAAGCCGAAGCTATTGCTCGTGTAAAGAAATACATGATCGCAGGTCCAAGTGATTTTAGCGATAAAGACATTCCGTTTTTGCATGTACAGCAGCCAGATTCTGTTATGAAAAAGCCATATAACTTGGTGATATTTTTACAGGAAAGTTTAGGAGCAGAATATGTTGGAATTTTGGGAGGAAAACCATTAACTCCAGAATTTGATAAATTGTCTAAAGAAGGATTATTGTTCACCAATTTGTATTGCACAGGAACCAGAAGTGTTCGCGGAATTGAAGCAGTTGTAACTGGATTTTTGCCTTCTCCATCAGAAAGTGTAGTGAAGCTTGGAAACTCACAGCAAGGATTTTTTACACTTGCCGATGCTTTAAAACAAAAAGGCTACGATACAAGTTTCATTTATGGTGGAATGGCAAACTTTGACAATATGGCTTCGTTCTTTAACGGAAATGGTTTCACAGACATCGTAGACCAAACTGATTTTGAGTCTGATGGAAATAAATATGCTTTCAAAGGAACTTGGGGTTATTCTGATGAAGATTTGGTTACAAAAGCCAATCAGTATTTCAAATCAAAAGGAGATAAACCATTTTTCTCTTTAATGTTCTCGACTTCAAATCACGAACCATTTGAATATCCGGCTGGAAGAATTAAGCCTTACGATAAAAAGCCTAATACGGTAAATAATGCCATGAAATATGCCGATTTCTCAATTGGGAAATTCTTTGAAATGGCAAAGAAAGAACCGTACTTTAAAAACACGATTTTCATTGTAATTGCTGACCATAACACAAGAACTTATGGAAAAAATTTAGTGCCAATAAACAAATTCCACATTCCAGCATTTATTATGGGGCCAGGAGTTCCAAAAGGAGCTGTTTATGATAGATTGGCAAGTCAGATTGATATTCCACCGACATTGTTAAGCTACTTAGGAATTCCGTTTGAAACACCAATGGTAGGTAGAAACTTAAGCAAATTGGATCCTAAAGTGCAAGGAAGATCTATTATGCAGTTTAATGATATCAATGCATTTAGAGTTGAAAATCAGGTTGTGATCATGCAACCAAATTTGAAACCATTGCAGTTTGAAATCAAAAATGATACAACTTTAATTCCAGTTAAATTAAATGAAGAATTAGCGAAAGATGCTTTGGCGCATGTAATTACAGCAGGAAACCTTTATAAGGAAAATAAATATAAGCTTAGAGCTAAGAAATAAAGATGCTAAGGTACTAAGTTGCTAAGCTTCTAAGTTTTGTCACATTGAGCGAAGTCGAAATGCTATATAGTTCTTGACTCCGCTCGACCAGATAAGAAACCTTAGTAACTTAGCAACTTAGTATCTTAGAACCTTTTTTTAAAATACAATTTTAACAACTCAGAAGCAGTTGCAAAAGATGAAATCTCATTGTTTTGCACTGCTTTTTTGCTTTCTTCTAAAAGGGAAATGATTTCTGGCTGATTATAGAAATTCTGTTTCAATTGTTCGTTGATGGTTTCCATCATCCAGAAATGATTTTGTTCATTTCTTTTTTCTTGGAAAAACCCTGTTTCTTTCGTCATTTCAAAATAATCAGAAATGGTACTCCAGACTTCAGGAATTCCATCTTTTGTTAGAGAACTGCAAGTAGTAACTTTAGGTTGCCAGTTCGATTTTTTTGGAGGGAACAAATGCAAAGCACGATTAAATTCCAATTTCGCCTGATTTGCTTTTTTTATATTATCTCCGTCAGCTTTATTAATGACAATTGCATCTGCCATTTCCATAATACCGCGTTTAATGCCTTGAAGTTCGTCGCCTGCGCCAGAAATTTTCAATAGCAAAAAGAAATCGACCATACTATGAACGGCAGTTTCACTTTGGCCAACACCAACTGTTTCGATAATAATAGTATCAAAACCTGCAGCTTCACAAAGAATAATGGTTTCTCTAGTTTTTCGCGCCACACCGCCCAGAGTTTCACCTGAAGCACTTGGACGAATAAAAGCATTTTCGTCTTTAACCAATTCTTCCATTCGGGTTTTATCACCGAGAATACTTCCGTGTGAGAGCGAACTGCTTGGATCGACTGCTAGAACCGCTACTTTTTTTCCTAATTGTGTCAGATGTTTTCCAAAAGCTTCAATAAAAGTGCTTTTTCCAACTCCAGGAACACCTGTAATTCCAATTCGAACCGATTTATTGGCATGAGCTAAACAGCCTTGAATGACTTCGCCAGCTTTTTCAAAATGATCTGGATTAGTGCTTTCAATTAAAGTAATGGCACGGCTAAGAGAAGTTCTGTTTCCTTCTAAAATGTCCTTAATTAACTCTTGAGAAGTCGGCTGTTGCCTGCGTTTGCTTTTAATTTGATTTATAGCCGAAATATTGGTGATTTCGGGTGGTGAAATTCCAGTTTTTTCGGATATACTGCCAGATTGTTTATTGAAATTTGACAAAACGCACTTTTTAGAAATGTAAAAGTACAGAAAACAAAGACAGTTTCAAAAAGTTAGTTTGCCACCAATTACACGAATTACCACTAATTTGTTATTCTCAAAAGGAGTAAAAATAAGTTTGCCACGAATTACACAAATTTTCATTAATTTTTATTCAAAATAAGCAAAAGAATAATTCGTGGAAATTTGTGTAATTGGTGGCAAAAAAACTGAGAATCTTAGTACCTCAGAATCGTAGAAACTTTTTAGTAACCAGCTGTAAAGCGTACTTGGTGATGTTTAGGAGTTTCTACTTCGTCAGCAATAACAACTGCCAAATCTTCTACAGAAAGAATACTTCTTTGCTCGTCATTGAAAACAGGATTTTCTAAACCTAAACGATATTTTCCAGTTCTTCCTGTTTTAGTTCCAGCATGCATTTCGAAAGCTGGACTAAAGAATGCCCAGTCTAAATCTTTTTCTTCTTTAATAATGTTTAAATAATGTCTCGCTGCATTGGCTCCAGGGAAAATCTCTTTTGGAAAATCTGGAGTATCAACTGCCTGTAAATCTGGAGCAACATATAAACTTCCTGCTCCACCAATAGTGATAAAACGTTTTACTCCCGATTTTTTAACTGCTTCTTGAATAGCTTTAGAACCAGCTAAAAAGTCATCGTAAATATTTGGATTAGTCCATCCAGGGTTATAAGCATTAACCACAGCATCGTGACCTTTTAAGATTTCTGCCAAAGCATCTACATTAAAAATATCTGCAGCAACCCAAGTAGCGTTTGGAGTGTCTTTTGGAGTTCTTGCAATAGCAGTGATTTCATGTTTTCTATCTGCTAATTCGTTTAAAATTGCTGAGCCAACAAATCCTGTAGCTCCGATAAGTGCGATTTTCATAATATATAAATTTATTTAGTAATAAAAAATGTTACAGTTTTGGATAAAAAAATAGTTTTTAAAATTGATTCGAAAAATCTTCCAATGAAATTCCTTCAAGCTGTGCGCTCACTTTCTGATTCATTTCGCTATATAAATTCTCCAAATGCTGATTGATGTTTTTTCCAACAGGACAATCAGGATTTGGCTGATTTTTAGCAAAACCTAAACCAATCGTTTCAAAGGTCATTTCGAATATTTGTTTTAAAGTCAGTTCAGCAGCGTTTACTGCCAATTTTGTCCCGCCATTTTTTCCTTCTTTACTTTCTACGATATGATGTGCTTTTAAGTTGGCAATTTCTTTTCTGACCAATACTGGATTAAGATTAATACTTCCCGCAATAAACTCCGATGACAAATAATCATTTGGGAATTTATGGAGCAAAGTAAGAATGTGAATCGTTATGGCAAATTTACCTGAAATCATACTGTAATAAAATATGTTACAAATTTACATGTTTTTGCAACACAAAGTACTAATTTAACTAATTTTTGGTAAAAACAGATTACTAGAATGTAAAAAGTGATTGTTAATTATTTGAAAGTGAATGGTTTTTGGTATTGTGTTATAGGTTTAACAAAAGAAAATCAATAGTTGTGATTCCTTTAAAAGGGTTAATTACTATTTTCTTTTCACTTTTCACAAAATGGAAATAACTATTTTTGCTGTAATCTTACTATATGAACAACTTTATTCTAATATTTCTCTTTCTTTCGTTAGGTCTCGTTTTACAACAAGTAAAACAATTTCCTACTCATATTTATAAGACGCTTAATAAAATTGTTATTTATTTCTGCCTTCCTGCCATTACTTTATACCATATTCCGAAAATAAAATGGAGTAGTGAATTACTGTTTCCGATAGGTGCGGGGTGGATTACTTATATTTTGGCTTTTCTATTTTTTCATTTTTTAGGAAGAAGAAATGGATGGTCGAATAAATTGATAGGATGTTTGATTCTAACGGCAGGATTAAGCAACAGTTCTTTTCTTGGTTATCCAATTATAGAAGCTTTGTATGGAAAGAAAGGTTTAGAAACTGCCGTTTTGGTAGATCAGCCAGGAACTTTTGTAGTGGTTTCAACTCTTGGTGTTTTTACGGTCGCTTTTTATTCTAAAGGAAGCCCGAATGCATTAGGGATTTTCAAAAAGATTATTTTATTCCCGCCTTTTATCATGTTCGTTTTGGCATGTTTGATGAATATTTTTGATTATCATTTAAATGACAATTTTGAATCTATTCTGCTAAAAATAGGAAGTTTGGTAACACCTTTAGCTTTGCTTTCGGTTGGCTTGCAATTAACTTTTGATCGAAAAAGCCAACATTGGAAATTTTTACGTCTAGGACTTTTCTTTAAACTGCTTTTAATTCCTTTTGTCATTTTTGTATTGTATGTTTTTATTTTTAATCAGCATTCTGAAGTAATAAAAATTACCATCATGGAAACGGCAATGGCACCCATGATTACAGGTGCAATCTTGGCTTCAACATACGGATTAAAACCAAAACTGAGTAGTATGATGATTGGTTTTGGAATTCCGATTTCCTTTGTAACACTTGCTTTTTGGTACTTTGTTCTCGCTTTTATTTAGCAGTAAAATACTAATTATATCGACAAAGTAGAATTTTAACTTTTTTTAAGAAAATCAATGTTTTCTATATGCTTTTTTTGGTTAATTTTAGAGGAACTAAAAAAGATAAATTATGTCAACATTAAGATTAGGCGATATAGCACCAGATTTTCATGCAGAAACGACGCAAGGACCAATTAACTTTCACGAATGGTTAGGAGATTCTTGGGGTGTTTTATTTTCGCATCCAGCAGATTTTACTCCGGTTTGTACTACTGAATTAGGAACTGTAGCGAACTATGTTCCAGAATTCAAAAAAAGAAATACTAAGGTTATTGCTTTGAGTGTAGATGGCCTAGAGTCTCATAAAGAATGGATTAAAGATATCAACGAAA
It encodes:
- a CDS encoding sensor histidine kinase, whose product is MIAINKNRHWMFLVFFWSLLGITIWAQMIEDYDFSIATIQAILVLICSAVLAHILSDVILPKALKQNKMSSFAVQSVVVVLLLAFCLSLIYIVFSDSVIRRKAYPEEADVDSLHFLWSRFYGNIPSAILICGTACGLRFYQEHNVIERNHAQLRQVHLEAQIKILQDQINPHLMFNVLNHIHILMQSNVQLASVLLVQFSDILRYQLYECNKEYVPLHLEIKYLKDLIAVEKTRWGNELEVKSKWNIEDGQLQIVPLLLVPLIENAFKHVSRLPNQKGFVHLSCEQINKQLNFRIENSYTEQYKIPSKSQGLGLENVKKRLTIQYPEKHQFNINKTDSDFTVTVTLDLK
- a CDS encoding LytR/AlgR family response regulator transcription factor, producing MNMKCLVIDDEPIARNGIVDFISKIDFLEVAGTCASALEATSYLQEKQIDLMFLDINMPYLTGLEFLESLEKPPLVIFTTAYSEHALDGYRLQVVDYLLKPITFQRFYQASLKAKQWHQMISSPKQNQLDPFLYVRQEEGFQKISWVDILYIEGMQNYAKLHFKDKVLVIHQTMISLEETLPAEIFFRIHKSFLVNITHIDSVSGGRLFIKGQELPISRTRREALLKEVVYKNLLSR
- a CDS encoding DUF6268 family outer membrane beta-barrel protein; this encodes MNKTVFYLSQLFLFLLATLAARSQSGISGEFKVDYVPFSKYVRPIDSTKTDAESNFKRAQIAFEIPLSLKMDKYNHPRLWSLIANGSYAKMENRNYNIQDLPAEFQGGFPNELLNTQIGIKHIRSISSSWSLFIMASVGIYTDMVEINKDDVLMQGGVLFIKQFNPNLALGVGPVLTNSFGVPMVLPGIYFNWESRGALHFKVAFPEGVELGYRMNDNFDLKLVGELSGMTAETKIGNKSSLLGYQQIIAGLRPQLKFGEHWTLEPTAGTTLVRNFSTTNRKIKDIFKEKDIADPRFTTTFYGALALKWKF
- a CDS encoding LTA synthase family protein; the encoded protein is MKNLRFLKPIFSFILIGLLITTLSRIFLFFLFKERVVQTPDFWYIFPIGLRMDLILLCYLSFLPAVLITFLPNKWIKFTNKFLVIYSFLFLFLILFVELASPDFVKQYDTRPNKIFLDYLIYPKEVVGMLLKSYLTSIIVTFLILGVVVYFAFKKGKQLFYTTSTEYKFKLMVFPLIAFLLFFGARSSLTSKRPINASNAVFSTDQLTNTLGLNSFYTVAFAAYSIKNEGNTKMYGKMDEAEAIARVKKYMIAGPSDFSDKDIPFLHVQQPDSVMKKPYNLVIFLQESLGAEYVGILGGKPLTPEFDKLSKEGLLFTNLYCTGTRSVRGIEAVVTGFLPSPSESVVKLGNSQQGFFTLADALKQKGYDTSFIYGGMANFDNMASFFNGNGFTDIVDQTDFESDGNKYAFKGTWGYSDEDLVTKANQYFKSKGDKPFFSLMFSTSNHEPFEYPAGRIKPYDKKPNTVNNAMKYADFSIGKFFEMAKKEPYFKNTIFIVIADHNTRTYGKNLVPINKFHIPAFIMGPGVPKGAVYDRLASQIDIPPTLLSYLGIPFETPMVGRNLSKLDPKVQGRSIMQFNDINAFRVENQVVIMQPNLKPLQFEIKNDTTLIPVKLNEELAKDALAHVITAGNLYKENKYKLRAKK
- the meaB gene encoding methylmalonyl Co-A mutase-associated GTPase MeaB, translated to MSNFNKQSGSISEKTGISPPEITNISAINQIKSKRRQQPTSQELIKDILEGNRTSLSRAITLIESTNPDHFEKAGEVIQGCLAHANKSVRIGITGVPGVGKSTFIEAFGKHLTQLGKKVAVLAVDPSSSLSHGSILGDKTRMEELVKDENAFIRPSASGETLGGVARKTRETIILCEAAGFDTIIIETVGVGQSETAVHSMVDFFLLLKISGAGDELQGIKRGIMEMADAIVINKADGDNIKKANQAKLEFNRALHLFPPKKSNWQPKVTTCSSLTKDGIPEVWSTISDYFEMTKETGFFQEKRNEQNHFWMMETINEQLKQNFYNQPEIISLLEESKKAVQNNEISSFATASELLKLYFKKRF
- a CDS encoding NAD(P)-dependent oxidoreductase, with product MKIALIGATGFVGSAILNELADRKHEITAIARTPKDTPNATWVAADIFNVDALAEILKGHDAVVNAYNPGWTNPNIYDDFLAGSKAIQEAVKKSGVKRFITIGGAGSLYVAPDLQAVDTPDFPKEIFPGANAARHYLNIIKEEKDLDWAFFSPAFEMHAGTKTGRTGKYRLGLENPVFNDEQRSILSVEDLAVVIADEVETPKHHQVRFTAGY
- a CDS encoding RrF2 family transcriptional regulator; the encoded protein is MISGKFAITIHILTLLHKFPNDYLSSEFIAGSINLNPVLVRKEIANLKAHHIVESKEGKNGGTKLAVNAAELTLKQIFEMTFETIGLGFAKNQPNPDCPVGKNINQHLENLYSEMNQKVSAQLEGISLEDFSNQF
- a CDS encoding AEC family transporter — encoded protein: MNNFILIFLFLSLGLVLQQVKQFPTHIYKTLNKIVIYFCLPAITLYHIPKIKWSSELLFPIGAGWITYILAFLFFHFLGRRNGWSNKLIGCLILTAGLSNSSFLGYPIIEALYGKKGLETAVLVDQPGTFVVVSTLGVFTVAFYSKGSPNALGIFKKIILFPPFIMFVLACLMNIFDYHLNDNFESILLKIGSLVTPLALLSVGLQLTFDRKSQHWKFLRLGLFFKLLLIPFVIFVLYVFIFNQHSEVIKITIMETAMAPMITGAILASTYGLKPKLSSMMIGFGIPISFVTLAFWYFVLAFI